Proteins from a genomic interval of Burkholderia cepacia GG4:
- a CDS encoding NAD(P)H-binding protein, giving the protein MTTKVLLIGATGRTGQACADLLLKQPEFEVTALVRRHGYALPGAKVVEADLTGDFSHAFQGITHVIYAAGSAESEGAAEEEQIDRDAVARAAEHALAYNVQKLVVISSLTAYWPERTSDALRHYSQMKHEGDERVIASGIDYVILRPGPLADGPGVGKIALTEEPLDAAPPVSRQDVAWAAIEAIKLGITRKVVGFVGGGVPIEQALRA; this is encoded by the coding sequence ATGACGACGAAGGTACTGCTGATTGGCGCGACCGGCCGCACGGGCCAGGCCTGCGCGGATCTGCTGCTCAAGCAGCCGGAATTCGAGGTGACTGCGCTGGTGCGCCGGCACGGCTATGCGCTGCCCGGCGCGAAGGTCGTCGAGGCCGATCTGACGGGCGATTTCTCGCACGCGTTCCAGGGCATCACGCATGTGATCTACGCGGCCGGCTCGGCAGAGTCGGAAGGCGCCGCCGAAGAGGAGCAGATCGACCGCGACGCGGTCGCGCGCGCGGCCGAGCATGCGCTCGCCTACAACGTGCAGAAGCTGGTCGTGATCAGTTCGCTGACCGCGTACTGGCCGGAGCGCACCAGCGACGCGCTGCGCCACTATTCACAGATGAAACACGAAGGAGACGAACGCGTGATCGCGTCGGGCATCGACTACGTGATCCTGCGCCCCGGCCCGCTCGCGGACGGCCCGGGCGTCGGCAAGATCGCGCTGACCGAGGAGCCGCTCGACGCGGCGCCGCCCGTGTCGCGCCAGGACGTCGCATGGGCCGCGATCGAAGCGATCAAGCTTGGCATCACGCGCAAGGTCGTCGGCTTCGTCGGCGGCGGCGTGCCGATCGAGCAGGCGTTGCGCGCGTAA
- a CDS encoding peroxiredoxin translates to MKRKLLVGAAAALLVAGHALVAQAELKPGDTAPGFTTQASLGGKTYTYSLADALKHGPVVLYFYPAAFTKGCTIEAHAFADAVDHYKAYGATVIGVSADNIDTLSKFSVSECRSKFPVAADPDAKIIREYDAKLPALDRANRVSYVISPEGKVLYEYTSLSPDKHVENTLGVVKAWADAHPKQ, encoded by the coding sequence ATGAAGCGAAAACTGTTGGTGGGCGCCGCGGCGGCGCTGCTGGTGGCCGGTCATGCGCTCGTGGCGCAGGCGGAACTGAAGCCGGGCGACACGGCGCCCGGCTTTACGACGCAGGCGTCGCTGGGCGGCAAGACTTACACGTACTCGCTCGCCGATGCGCTGAAGCATGGGCCGGTCGTGTTGTATTTCTACCCGGCCGCGTTCACGAAGGGCTGCACGATCGAGGCGCATGCGTTCGCGGATGCGGTCGATCATTACAAGGCTTACGGCGCGACGGTGATCGGCGTATCCGCAGACAACATCGACACGCTGTCCAAGTTCTCGGTGAGCGAGTGCCGCAGCAAGTTCCCGGTCGCGGCCGACCCGGACGCGAAGATCATCCGCGAATACGACGCGAAGCTGCCCGCGCTCGATCGCGCGAACCGCGTGTCCTACGTGATTTCGCCGGAAGGGAAGGTGCTGTACGAATACACGAGCCTGTCGCCCGACAAGCACGTCGAGAACACGCTCGGCGTGGTCAAGGCGTGGGCCGACGCGCACCCGAAGCAATAA